The Carassius carassius chromosome 37, fCarCar2.1, whole genome shotgun sequence genomic sequence TCAAAAGCATGAGTAATTCAGTTAATCAAGATAAGGTTGTTTGCCTGCCAAAAAGTGATGTGCTGTTCCGTGATGGCTGGCTAATGCGAACATCAAGCACAAGCCAGAAACACGAGAGAGATATGCCCTTTCCACATCAACAGCTGACTCACCGGAGGACGAGTGCCGCCCAGGGCCTCGGTTTTTACATAACTCACCTTGTTGAGAGAACGAGCAAACTATTAGTGTTGTGTAGTGTGCTGTTCCTTAGCCCTCAAGACACTCATGCAAGAGACACAGTGCCCACTCAAGCATAGACTGGAGAAAGTGTAGACAGATGGATGGGTGGGCAACAAACAGAAAGTGCTGGATACCAGATGTGTCTGTTTTAGTGCTGTAGAGCACAACGATGAAGGTGTGCAGGGATACATGTACTGAACGCCTACTGAACATGGACTTTTCCAGATGGATTGTACAGTATTTACATGAAACCAACATTTGGATGGGTTCTTGTGATTTTTGGGAACTCCATAATGCTCCATGATGTGTGGCCTTTTTTGAGGGTTCTCTGTTTAATTTGATGGTAACAATGGGCAGATTAATTTAATGGGAACACCAATGTTTTATCATCTTAATTACAATTCTCCGGACTGACAGATCATTTCCGTCtcagcttagttttttttttttttttaagttgatggcTCACAGGAGGATGATAATTCATCTTTTAGACTGAATAGAACGGAGTATCTGTTAAGCTTTCATGCACATTGCCAATGCAAGTTAGGGCATATGGATGATTGATTTCCACTGCAAATCTGTTTACTGAAAAAGGGTTTGTGGAAAGTGACCAAAAAGCAATTAAATCTGATGTGTTTgttcttttcaaaagtttggagtcaatatatatatataataatttatttatttatttatttattttttggaagaaATGGATCATTTTATTTACCAAggataatcaaaagtgacagtaaagacataaaaagttactaaatatttctatttcaaataactgaaagaaaaaatataaatttctaaCTGTCTgttcaccaaagaatcctgaatcgtggtttccacaaagatattaagcagaacaactgttttcaacattgataataattagaaaagcTTCCTaagcagcatatcagaatgatttctgaaggatcatgtgacactgaagactggagtaatgatgctttgcCATCGCAGAAATAACCcacatttcaaaaatataatcaaatagaaaacagttcttttaaattataaaaatatttaacaatattacaattttttactgtatttttgatcaaagaaatgcagccttggtgagcataaaatgcatgaaaaaatcttaacaaccccaaacatttgaagtgTAGTGCAGATTTTTGACTGAAACACATTCCAAAATAATTGGATTTTGAACCTTACATTCCAAACTGTTTCaatcaataacaaaataaaatgtaataaaataaaccgTATCATTCAGTCTTGGACTGTGGCACAAAATCCCTGCTCTACTAGTAAATGGTTATTTATCAAAATACATGTTTGTGCCGTCTGGTTCTGTTGCTTAGAAAATGTGAGCGTGGGAGTTCAAAATCCCACACTAAAGAATAGAATATAAAATATCAGCACGGTAATGTCTGAGGCATCATGACTGAGTTGAAATTAGAAGTCAGAtcaaattaaatgtcaaaagacagCGAAGAGTAGACATGAGAGATCATTGCAGAGCTCATTGCTAATCTTTATGCGTTTTTTTGTCTTTAGAGGAAAACCAATCTTGAATCTTCATTTCCTGAAGGATCGGAGCAGTCTCCATCATCTGTACTGAAATTTTTGCCATTTATCGTGACCCGTGACGTGATTGAGCCACCTCAAAGGATTACCAGACAAAGGCATCAGGTGAATAATGATTCATCCTGGAACTGGTCTGCATCACTAATTTCAGCTTTCTACAAACTTCGGCAGAGTGCCTCATTTGCATTCGTAGCCTTACATAATGAATATGCAAAAAAGGCTGAATCAGGCCAACTACTTGGACATCTCATGTCATAATATGCagtgctgcttaatgtttgtttcccatttaatttcaaatgtaCTGCTGATGGAGAGGAAGTTAGGGGGTAGAAATTATGCTGCATTATTCATCATCAAAACATAGCTTTATTCAGGGAAACAATGCATTAAGATTTAGAAATAGGGAGAAACACAGAAACCCTCTGTTAGACCACATCAGCAAACCAtccataaattaataaaatcaaaaactTAAGCAGGTTGCTTAGTTTGGGCCACTCAACctattttaaaacaaacacataaatgcataacatatatgtgtgtttgtgtgtgtgtgtatgtgcacactCATTTAGTACGTTTAAaggaaaaaactataaataaaaaaaatctgaatatatagttagaagtctgaatatatagaattaaATCAGAATTATAAATCTGAATTCATAGattcaaatctgaatatataaatgtaaaccaGAATATGTAGTTAGGAGTCTGAATAAATATAAGGAAATCAGTATATTTATAAATCTGACTAGATAAGtgtaaattctgaatatatagATGTAAATCTGAAAATATAGTCATAAGTGTGAATATATGAATGTAAGTTGGAATATGTagttataaatctgaatatataaatgtaaattgtaataTGTAGGTGTAGATttcaatgtataaatgtaaattatacatatCTAAAAGTAAATCatcaatatataattataattctgaaaatataaatttaaatatatttacaaaaatatcttaaaaataaataaaatgtgtgtgtgtgtgtatgtgtgtgtgtgatcaataATACTTATTCATTTGGTGGTATTATTGCTCATGTTGTTCTTCTAGGTTGTTTTTTGTGTCATAACAGActgtttttcttgtttatttacaAAGTAGCCTTGTAATATGTGGGAAAATGTATAATGATATCTCTTACATAACAGCTCTTATCCATTTCATAGTGCAACGGCAGTACCTAGAGGAGAAAAGAACAAGTGAATCACCTCTTTAGTGGTAAATGATACAGCCCTCTGCGGCTGCTTTATATTCGTGCTGGATGTGAGTGTTTAGTTGCAGGTAGTGCTCGGCTCTTGGCACTGACTCCAGCGTCTGCCGGAGAGAGTGTTCACTCTTATCAGGCCAGCTCATTCTTTACAGCGAGCAGTCCACACACCTTGTGTTTGGCCATAAATCACACATCTATGAGATCGACCCTTTTCCCCTCCGTTCTGCCTAAACCCTTCATGACGCTGTATTGGCTTATTAAGGACAGCGGAAGCTGATTTGATTAGATGGCTGCTGTCCGTAGGGAGCTGTAGAACAAAAACCACTCGTCAGTTTAGTGTCCAGCAGAAACTAAATGAGGAGTCAGTGTTTGTTTGTGCTGCCATGAGTCTTGTGGATGGGTGCCAGGGCGTGTTCTGAGGGGTTGCTAGTGTGTTGCTAAGTACAGTAGATCGTAATCAGTCGTTATTGGatatttatttgtatgcattCTTATTTTTGATGTTCTTAGATTGCTTATCATCATCCAACGTTATTATGATGCCTAAGTTCAgttgtaacattttattaattgtttaatttgttcaAATGATTTAATTATCATGTTGGCTGGAAGTTTGATATCAGTTTATCCCTATTTTTCagcattaattaaaatgattaattgtatttttttatatattgattattatttatcAGTCACAGCATGAAAATTGTCTATTTAAGCATTATAGTGATGGGAATTTTAATGTTGGTTTATTGCTTTTCagcattaaaagcatttttttttttttttttttagtgatcaGTCACAGCATTACCATTAACTATTGATGTAATTATCATTTTGAAATTTTCATTATGGCGCATCCCTATTGCTAAGGCTTTTTTTCCATGTATaacatataaaattatttatttatttaattattttattttcattgcaaTGAAAACTAATATTGGTCCAAATTCCAATATTGGTGCATTCCTTTTACTGAGGCCTTTTTTtaggttattatttttattctttcgatctattttaatatatgccAGGCAAGTGATAGTTTAGAAATCATTTGCGGAATCATTCATGTGTGCTCCATGAATGTTGTTGGATGAGTTATGAGTTTAATACTTAAGGTTAAAGATTTGAACCTGATCATGAACCTCTAACTGTACCTATGAGCAATAGCAATAGTGATGATTGTCTTAGAAAGCACCATTAAGacaaagaaacagaagaaaatgGTTTATAAAGAGCAACTATATTGCTGTTCAGTATCACCACGTGGAAAGGACATGTGAGAAAATGGCTCGTGATAAACGACGTCCTGCAGAAGATCCGAAAAAAAAGTTACCATGTTTCAGTGCTCACAGAATAAAACTGTGGTGTATTCAGCACATTTCTCTCGGCTCCAATCACGAGGGCGGCGGCGCAATAATGCCTGTGTGCGATTTTCCTCCGTTGGCTCAGATGAAGAAGTCTAATGAGTGCTGGAGACAAATGTTCCTCCTCGTTTCTCTGTGAAATGGATGCCTGCATCACTCCAGAGGGGTGCTGTTAATTGTCAGGCACAGCACAAACGGTCCCAATTCTCTAAAGAAATTAAACGGGATAAAACACTGAGTTGCATTTAACCCTACTGTACTTTAAGAGAAGCCTGCAATGGTTCATCTGGGAAATCTAATTGCACTTTTATTTATTGGTAAATAATTTATGGGTCATGTGCTCCATGTAGACAaatagaatacacacacacacacacacacacacacacacacacacacacacacatatatatatagcctatatatgatGTGATTCTGATTCACTCTAATCCTTTTTTTGATTCAAATCCAGTtcattttggaatatttcagataatgtttttttttccccctaacatatgaaataaataatttctctGCTAATAAAGTAAATGATACAGGGACCGTGTTTCAGACTGATATGAACTGGCGGTAAgcggtatttttttattaaaacaattaaaagaaccagtaaaaatttaaaaaaaaactgcctaATGAGTATCATTAATCTTGGGAATCTGGCTTCACAATGTCAATATATTGTTTTGGGCGAACAAAGTATTTAATAAAGAATATGTGTTTTTTATTACCATTAATGAgtgatttttaaatgatatttggaaaaataatttaaacatttttaattaaataaatattcccAAATAATGTTACAATGCCCAAAATAGtccttaaaaattttaatatctaaatataatttaataatttctttcttttaattttgaggtTAAATATGACCCTGAACGTAGTCTTTACTCTTTATAAAGTTGAAACGTCTGTCCATTTGCTTCAGACCAGACACAAGTCTGTCTGTCCGAAAGTCTTGTAGTTACATAAGCCTGTTGAATTACAGCCCACTCTTGTAAATCACAGTTAAAGTCTTAATTTCTTCCAGATCTCCTTTTTCCTCATTAGTAGAAGTCACACAGTTTATTAATTCCCTCACTCCCTCCTCTTTCATATGCAGATGAGGTGCTATTCTGCCACACAGAAGGCTTTAATAATGCATTCACTTGAATCGGGGAGCTGGTGTCCCATTTTCTGTTACTGCACAGAATGTGTGATCCTTGACAGCTTGAACAAATGCTCTTCCTTTCATACAGTCTGATCAGaaaatgatttggaaatagaCTAAATTGTGACTGATATGGAATTTCATTAAAACATGGCCTGGAGTCGATCCTCTTGCAGATGTTTCCCAATTTCATTCATCAGTTCGGTGCTTGTGCAGTTACTAACGCCTGAGTCATATATGTCAGTGTGAACCATGCACATCAATCCTCGTGAAGACAGGGCAAGCTCCGGCCCTGTCCGCTCAGAGTCAGATTTCAAGTTGTCATTTTCATGTTCTGTAAATTACAGCCCTGCTTTATATCGTCCCTTTAGGTCGATGCACTGGATACGTTACTGCAAGATTCCACTCTTGCGTTCTGTCAAAAATCATAAAGGCAGCCGCAAGTATTACACGGCTTCATCCCTGTCCACTCTAGGAAACCAATAGCTTTCGCTTTTCATACTCCTCACGTAATGGACTGAAACAAGTGACATAGCCTTAAGGCCTTCTCTGGAGATATAGGCGACAGCTCCCTTTAAAGTCTAAAAATAGACATAAAAGTTGGTTGTTGCTTGTGCCACTGGGTTTGTCATAGGGAGCTGTGTGAATTCAGGGTCAGCCTTTGAGGGAAAAATGTGAGGACAGGAAACTTTGCCATTTGTGGTAAGGGCATGTGAGGACTCAGGCTTTAATGGAAGGTTTACCAAGTGCCACTTTTAACTCAAGGTTAATGTTATCTTAGGATGTGTCTTAATACATTTTTCCTAGGTGTCCTGTACATTTGTTTGCAGAGACTGCTGtggcattatttaaataaaagattcACTGTGGTTCATAATAAATATGATCTGGTAAACATGCTCCTAAAGAGCATATAAATCCCATTAGCATATTACCTTTACCTTTGAGGTAAATTGGGTTTCTTCTTCTGaaatatattacagaaaaataTGGAAAATGTAGAGAAGTGTTTGCCATTGGtagacacattttttttctcttaaagttAAACCAACAACCGCACCTTAAATTTTCTGCAGCTACACAAAgcacatgaatatttaatgaggcTAGCATTGAGGCAGTTTATGATTAGTTGTGTATTGCTTAACTTACTGTTACATTCCAGCACTTGTGTAGCTTATGAGTCTCACGAAAAAGGTTTTCTTTCACTACAAATCAAAGgtaagaaataaatgaaataaagataataaataaacTACTAATGAAGtcaataatataacaaataatttttttttaactgttgttattttttaaatatataaattaatttatttatttacagtaatagCAATATAATGTGACCTGGATATGTTCTGACAAGCTGGGCAAAACATGTGCAAAATATGATTGTGGTTTTGCGCAGCTGgtcagtgaacaatggctctgagtagtaaatgctgctccacgtgAAAGCACGCATGTGtcgagatttaccgctgattacagaaccggcttaaATAGTGCTGATATTTATTGTGCATCACGACACTTTTCATATTtctcaatttattttatattccataaaggaaagtaagtcatacaggtttggaataacatgagggtgaggaaatcttatcaggtttttttggggggggggactattcctttaacacgGTTTAAAAACTCCCTTGAATAAACCCAGGATTTAAGTGTGATGAAGCATGAGTAGTTCAGTGGTTAAGAATAGTCAGCAGCTAAGCAGTTAACCACTTCAAGATGTCCTTTATATGTTCCACCTTTTTTCTGTGAATGACTAACACAAAAATCAACACACAAATCCCCTGTGTGCAATAACAGCTCTGTAATGACTGATTGGGAATAGGAACCAATCCATCAAACACAGAAGTAATCTCAGAGTGACAGCAGCAGTTCCACTCCTCTGCGCAGTCTATCGGATTGATGGAAATGCTTCTCGATGTAATGCATAACTGCTGACCTGCCCTAACAGAACGGTTCGTCCAATACACTTCAACCCAATGAGATCCTGAGACACAGAGACTGTGGGGAACGTTGAAAATGCTCATCAGCTGCAAGCCATCtaacatataattaaataatattaatgctGTAAGCTGGTTTCGGTAggaaagaaacatttattgaCATGTTTCATTATGTAAAGACCATTAATTACTactttatagtttgttataggagtatttcaccccaaaataacaGTTATGCCATCATTTACATGTTCTTAACCCTTAGATAGAACAAAATagaaattaatgcatgtactGGTACAGTAGCGTTTTTTCCCATACAACTATAAATTAATAGGGCCTGGAGCTTTCAAGCATCAGTAAGCAATCAAAAGCActataaaagtggtccatatgatCTGTATGCCATAAGTCTTCTGAAACCATAtggtagctttgtgtgagaaacctTGCATAATTTGCACAGTATTCAAAATTCAAGCTTTTGTGCTTCATTAAGGAAACAAATAATATAGGTTTGGAAAGATATGAGGGTAAGTaccctaattttcatttttggaacaaCTGTTAATTTAAGGAAACTCTTACTGAAAGATTTGATCTTTTTTCAAATAACTTGAatagttacaaaaaaaattctaaagaaaaATAAGATGTATTTAAGTTCTTATTTGTCTTGAAAGGTAGTGAAATTATAGCTGATTAGAAAGTGATTCATCCTTTCAACTGTGAACACGTTCAAATGTCATGAAGCAAATGTCTCTTCAGTCGTTTTAGGATCTGCAGCCTACGCACTTGCTCACTGGACATTTAATAACCACGTTAACGTGCTTGTTCTAGCACCTTCTTTCATTTGCAGCCGTTACGTAAAGTCCTTTCCTGGAGTTTTTCCAGAGGCTGAATGAAATATATTAGAGCTGGGAGTTGTGATGGTATACATCGATGGTAGAAATGACTCCCAGCATGTCAAAGCATTCTCATAGGGCACACTGACACGAGGATGAACCCTCTTCTTTTGCCTCAGGGTCAGAGTCTGCACAACAGACCATCAGGTGAGACAGTGAGGGGTTTGAAGGAGTTAAATGAGGACCGCTGAGGCTCCAAGCCCAGCGCTGATCAGCACTCAGTGatgcaggaggaggaggaagaggaaggagGAGCGAGCAGAGCAGCTGAGCCTTTCTGCTTTCAGTCTCTTGTCAGCGAATGCCAGAGCAGTTTCCTTTTCTGTGCTTCTCTGAAAAACACACATACCAGAACACTCTTCATTGCTGAATCCTTTCCTCTCCACCCTGATCATGCTGCGCTGGAAAAGGAGCAAGTTTGTGCTGGTGGAAAATGAGTCCAAAAGCAAGCCAAAAAGTCTTGGAGCTGGACTGACTTATCATTCTCTGCTTTCGACTTTGCTCCACTCCTGTCCGGACCTCGTTCCTGACTGCCCGTTTCACTGGCTGGGAAGTGTTTTTCACAGCAAACGCCAGAAAGTGGAGCTCAACAAAGAGGAACCCACCTACAACGTGCGTTACCTGGGAAGCGTGGTCACCATCATGGCTAAAGGTGAAGATTGCACGCAGGATGCAGTGGCTAAGATTTGGACTCGCAGCAGCTATGGCGAACAGAGCGCCAAGATGAAGCTCACAGTCGGGCCGCACGGCATCCGCATGGGGGTGGATAAAGGCGGCAAAAAGAAGCCCGTCCACCATTATTCGCTCAACCGTATCACATACTGCACCGCTGATCCCTTCCGTCCAAAGATCTTTGCGTGGATTTACAGGCATCAGGTGAAGAATAAAGCGGTGGTTCTACGATGCCATGCCGTTCTGTTGGCGAAGGCAGAAAAGGCCAGAGCATTGGCACTTAGCCTGTACCAAAACTCAACGTCAGCATTTACAGAGTTCAAGCGACTAAAGCGGCAATCCGACTTCCGCCATTGCCAGCAGCAGCTGTTGGGTGAGGACATTGTGCCTCTTATGCCTCTTCGGAGACTTCTGAACGGCAAGTGCCACTACCAGCCACCTGCAGAAAAGCCTGGAAGCGCCACACGGCTCTCCTCAAttactgaggaagaggaggaggatgaggatggacAGAGGGATGGTGAATCCTTCAACACGAAAAACACAGGCACTCTCAGTCCTTCTTCTCCTCCAGAGAGAGATCTGGGGAAGATCGTAAATCGACTGGATGAGGTTTCGATTACCAGCTGGGATGAAGCACAGATGACTATCAGCACTCTGGTGTGACGTCAGATGGATACAAATTAGTGTCCTCACCACTGAGCCTCTGTCCTGTCGCCTTTCCCGCCAACCCACTCTTGTCTGGTACGTCCATTGATGCACCGTGAAACAGCTCTCCGAAACCCGGGATAAGGTCCGTTGGCAGCCACAAGGAAGCGTTACACGAGCTGCATGGAGAAGAAGAGCCAGAAGAAGCACAATATAAGGAAGACCACAGGTACACCAATCATCCAGAGTTGGTCAAGAGCGTACACCGAAAAGCCTTTATCTACCCCTGACGTCGAGTAAAGCCTAAACCACACATCCAAAGATGATAAAGCATTCATCTCGTACTCACGGCACAGAGTGATTTTGTGAGTTTGTGCCATGAGATTTAGACTGATGAACTATGACAAGGAACCGTAAAATGTGACTTTTTGTATGCCCAGATGGTTCATAACTGTCCCCCGGTGACCTCTTTCAACTGGCTCAACTTCAGTGAGATGCGGTTAAAGCCGTTTTATTGGCATTGGGAGAAGCACTAATGAATTAAACCATAACTTAGGAATCGAGCCATTGACTTGACATGTTTACTGCTACCATTCGTCATAGCTCTGATAATCAGTAATGCATAACAAGTGGAGGCATCATCTGTGACGTCTGAGATGAgccttttaaaacatttataaaaggtATCTGTTTTACACTGTGATTTGTCTGGGACCAAATGACAGCAATGTATATTGTATTTATACAAATTGTAATTCATGCTGAATATGTGTTGGTGTAATGTAGTCATAAAAACTCATTTCTATGCTGTTCACATGAAGATCGTAGCTCCCATCTGTCAACTCTggcatgtgtttttgtaatttcagCACATCGTATTAATCCTCTGGAAACTGATTGGGGGAAATGGTGATTTTTCTACTACTTTCATCTTTTTCTGCACAATGGgacactgtcagtgtgaaaaATTGCCAAATGTTGTATAATAAAATGTCtgcttatattaattattaatttttggaGCCCCAGCTTTCCATTTGTTTCATCCCGGGATGAGTTCATTTGAAAATGCAGACTGCTGATTTAAAGGCTTTATTTTAAAAGATCACAATTCCTAGCTTAAAAAACACTTAattcaaaaaggaaaaaaatatctaTTGACAGCCTGTGAGTGGGCTGTGAAAGGAACTGATTTCATCTGAAGGGCATTTAGCTTTTCCATCAGTGAGGCTATTAATCAGCAGATTGAATTGTACAGGAAGTGAGCATAAAACACCTGGGCGGGCAGCACAGAGCTTTCAGTTTGACATGAAATCAGCCAGAAGAGCCTTCAACAGCCTCTCAGCGCA encodes the following:
- the fam43b gene encoding protein FAM43B; amino-acid sequence: MLRWKRSKFVLVENESKSKPKSLGAGLTYHSLLSTLLHSCPDLVPDCPFHWLGSVFHSKRQKVELNKEEPTYNVRYLGSVVTIMAKGEDCTQDAVAKIWTRSSYGEQSAKMKLTVGPHGIRMGVDKGGKKKPVHHYSLNRITYCTADPFRPKIFAWIYRHQVKNKAVVLRCHAVLLAKAEKARALALSLYQNSTSAFTEFKRLKRQSDFRHCQQQLLGEDIVPLMPLRRLLNGKCHYQPPAEKPGSATRLSSITEEEEEDEDGQRDGESFNTKNTGTLSPSSPPERDLGKIVNRLDEVSITSWDEAQMTISTLV